The Nitratidesulfovibrio sp. SRB-5 genome includes a window with the following:
- a CDS encoding DUF1844 domain-containing protein: MTDNERTGCGCAAGGAKDGGKGGAQDGAPHGAAQMPQVTFSTFILSLASSALVQLGEVPDPDTGRTSENLLMAKHTIDVLTMLQEKTRGCADADEARLLEGVLYELRMKYVVHRK, from the coding sequence ATGACCGACAACGAACGTACCGGCTGCGGCTGCGCGGCTGGCGGGGCCAAGGACGGCGGCAAGGGCGGCGCGCAGGATGGCGCGCCCCATGGTGCGGCACAGATGCCGCAGGTGACCTTTTCCACCTTCATCCTGTCGCTGGCCTCGTCGGCGCTGGTGCAACTGGGCGAAGTGCCCGACCCGGACACCGGGCGCACCAGCGAGAACCTGCTGATGGCCAAGCACACCATCGACGTGCTGACCATGCTGCAAGAGAAGACGCGCGGCTGCGCCGACGCGGACGAGGCGCGCCTGCTGGAGGGCGTGCTGTACGAACTGCGCATGAAGTACGTGGTGCACAGGAAGTAA
- a CDS encoding pyridoxal-phosphate-dependent aminotransferase family protein — MLDKPRLLTPGPTPTPERVRLAMAHDMIHHRKPAFKAIMAAVQPKLRELFGTAQPVLPMACSGSGVMTAAVHGLFRPGEKVIVVEGGKFGQRWREIAAVRGLNVVSVVVDWGRPVTPAEVEAALNEHPDAAGVLVQLSETSTGTLHPVREIARLTAGRDTLLVVDGISAVSISPCPMDEWGIDCLLTGSQKGLMLPPGLGLIALSERAWRKADTVPPSCFYFNFRGELANLEKQQTLFTTPVSLIIGLNESLDMFREVGLETVYRKQWALTQMARRGVTAMGLEPLVKEGYTWGLTSVLLPEGVPATGVLRVAAERFGVIMAAGQDHMKERIIRIGHMGWLDWADLAAGLHALAEGFRACGGYIGTRDVLEQALAAYQAGLAVTPGTEI, encoded by the coding sequence ATGCTCGACAAGCCCCGCCTGCTCACCCCCGGCCCCACGCCCACGCCCGAACGGGTGCGGCTGGCCATGGCCCATGACATGATCCACCACCGCAAGCCCGCCTTCAAGGCCATCATGGCGGCGGTGCAGCCCAAGCTGCGTGAACTGTTCGGCACGGCCCAGCCGGTGCTGCCCATGGCCTGTTCCGGCTCGGGCGTCATGACCGCCGCCGTGCACGGCCTGTTCAGGCCGGGCGAGAAGGTCATCGTGGTCGAAGGCGGCAAGTTCGGCCAGCGCTGGCGCGAAATCGCCGCCGTGCGCGGCCTGAACGTGGTCTCCGTGGTGGTGGACTGGGGCCGCCCGGTCACCCCGGCGGAAGTGGAAGCCGCCCTCAACGAACACCCCGACGCCGCAGGCGTGCTGGTGCAGCTGTCGGAAACGTCCACCGGCACCCTGCACCCGGTGCGCGAGATCGCCAGGCTCACCGCCGGACGCGACACCCTGCTGGTGGTGGACGGCATCTCCGCCGTGAGCATCTCGCCCTGCCCCATGGACGAATGGGGCATCGACTGCCTGCTCACCGGTTCGCAGAAGGGGCTGATGCTGCCGCCGGGCCTCGGCCTCATCGCGCTGTCCGAGCGGGCCTGGCGCAAGGCGGACACCGTGCCGCCCTCGTGCTTCTATTTCAACTTCCGGGGCGAACTGGCCAACCTTGAAAAGCAGCAGACCCTGTTCACCACGCCGGTCAGCCTTATCATAGGGCTTAACGAAAGCCTGGACATGTTCCGCGAGGTGGGGCTGGAAACCGTGTACCGCAAGCAGTGGGCGCTGACGCAGATGGCCCGGCGCGGGGTGACGGCCATGGGCCTTGAGCCGCTGGTGAAGGAAGGCTACACATGGGGCCTGACCAGCGTGCTGCTGCCCGAAGGCGTGCCCGCCACCGGCGTGCTGCGCGTGGCCGCAGAGCGCTTTGGCGTCATCATGGCCGCCGGGCAGGACCACATGAAGGAACGCATCATCCGCATCGGCCACATGGGCTGGCTGGACTGGGCCGACCTGGCCGCCGGGCTGCACGCCCTGGCCGAAGGCTTCCGGGCCTGCGGCGGGTACATCGGCACGCGCGACGTGCTGGAGCAGGCCCTGGCAGCGTACCAGGCCGGGCTGGCGGTAACGCCGGGAACAGAGATTTAG
- a CDS encoding class I SAM-dependent rRNA methyltransferase — MKTLILKRGEERRLRVGHLWVFSNEVDVQRTPLKDFAPGEAAMVMDDGGRCLGTAYVNPASLICARMVSRRENDPLNADLLKKRVERALALRQALFDTPHYRLCFGEGDMLPGLVVDRYGDTLVAQITTAGMDAQTDAAVAALVEATGATGVLLRNDTASRELEGLTREVRVAYGSVPETTEISENGCTFTVPLTAGQKTGWFYDQRDNRAFAARFAKGQDVLDVFCYVGSFGATAARAGAASVTLVDASLPAVELAVENVKANGRAYGINGVGGVDDADGIEGDAFEAMTELRREGRRFGLVCLDPPAFIKRRKDAKQGLTAYQRANELALDLVADGGVFVTCSCSQHLDREELRRVLTHAAAKRKMQAQIIAQGHQGADHPVHPAMAETDYLKSFTARIFRA; from the coding sequence ATGAAGACACTGATCCTGAAACGCGGAGAAGAGCGCCGACTGCGCGTGGGGCACCTGTGGGTGTTCAGCAACGAAGTGGACGTGCAGCGCACGCCGCTCAAGGACTTTGCGCCGGGCGAGGCCGCCATGGTCATGGACGACGGGGGCCGCTGCCTGGGCACGGCCTACGTGAACCCGGCCTCGCTGATCTGCGCCCGCATGGTGAGCCGCCGCGAGAACGACCCGCTGAATGCGGACCTGCTCAAAAAGCGGGTGGAACGCGCGCTGGCCTTGCGGCAGGCGCTGTTCGACACGCCGCACTATCGGCTGTGCTTCGGCGAGGGCGACATGCTGCCCGGCCTTGTGGTGGACCGTTACGGCGACACGCTGGTGGCCCAGATCACCACGGCGGGCATGGACGCGCAGACCGACGCGGCGGTGGCCGCGCTGGTGGAGGCCACCGGGGCCACCGGGGTGCTGCTGCGCAACGACACGGCCTCGCGCGAGTTGGAAGGGCTGACCCGCGAAGTGCGCGTGGCCTACGGCTCCGTGCCCGAGACGACGGAGATTTCCGAGAACGGCTGCACCTTCACCGTGCCGCTCACCGCCGGGCAGAAGACCGGGTGGTTCTACGACCAGCGCGACAACCGCGCCTTTGCCGCCCGCTTTGCCAAGGGGCAGGACGTGCTGGACGTGTTCTGCTACGTGGGCAGCTTTGGCGCCACGGCGGCGCGCGCGGGCGCGGCCTCGGTAACGCTGGTGGATGCGTCCCTGCCTGCCGTCGAGCTGGCGGTGGAAAACGTCAAGGCCAATGGCCGCGCGTACGGGATTAACGGCGTGGGCGGTGTGGACGACGCCGACGGCATAGAAGGCGACGCCTTCGAGGCCATGACGGAACTGCGGCGCGAGGGCCGCAGGTTCGGCCTGGTCTGCCTGGACCCGCCCGCGTTCATCAAGCGCAGGAAGGACGCCAAGCAGGGCCTGACGGCCTACCAGCGGGCCAACGAACTGGCACTCGACCTGGTGGCCGATGGGGGTGTATTCGTCACCTGTTCCTGCTCGCAGCACCTCGACAGGGAAGAACTGCGCCGCGTGCTCACCCATGCCGCGGCGAAACGAAAGATGCAGGCCCAGATCATCGCACAGGGGCATCAGGGCGCGGACCATCCGGTACACCCGGCCATGGCCGAGACCGACTACCTGAAATCCTTCACCGCGCGGATATTCCGCGCCTGA